From Enoplosus armatus isolate fEnoArm2 chromosome 23, fEnoArm2.hap1, whole genome shotgun sequence:
CTCACAATTTTGAGACAGtagtatatttttaaaaaaaatgctcgCATTGAGTTTTTTATTTGGCAGCAACAGGCCTCCACACCAGAACAACAGCCACAGTGATAAAGTTAACTTCCGGTTTCTCTTCAGTAAAGATGCAGAATTAACAAGAGCAACCTGTTCTATTTGATCTAGGTATTTCCATTAAACACGCTGTAATACGCTATCGTCATGCACAGTGGCGAAGCTTAGTTACTGCCCGCCTGACCCATGCAGGGGTATGGGAGTGCCATCAGTGTTAAAATAGTCTCTCCAATGAGAGCAGCCCACGTTTCCAGGCGAACACGGATGTGCGGTGTTTGGGCCAACCACGGAAATGTAGGGCAGAAAGGGAGGGGACGCCGATACCAGAGGCAGAAAAGGTTAGTGTACAAAGTGTACAAGCCGTCAGCTGTTCAAGTTATCCATCATCGTGTTACGTGAAGATGTTTTAAGTTCAAGTTAAGGCCAGTGAGTCCCCGACAAGGTGGGAAAGTGCTGCTAAATCGTTGTCATTTTAGGGGGAACCTTTGTGCTGCGTACCTGATTTCCACACGGAGTACTGTCAAACTGGGACCGTAAATATACCGTCGTAGCCGTTCCTACTGTCCGGCagaggaaaaagatgaagaTTTAATAACGAATATCACCGTTTCAATGAAACAAATCGGTATTTTCACTCGACGTGAAAGCAGAGCCGTTAAGTTTGCTGGTTCCGGTGTGAAAGTGTGAATACCTTCAGTGATGGATTCGTGTCGGCGGACAGGACTCAGCGGGGTCCTGTGCTCcctgtcactgctgtgtgtcaTCCTGGACATCCAGCTGGACGGTAAGGCTGGCTTTACATTCAAAAACAAGTCCTTTAAAAGCCTTCTCAAACACAAGTACAGACGTTTCTAGACGTCTCTAGCTTGTTTATTGTTTCTAGCCGTTAAAAGTCTCCCAAACCTCCATGGCACGTTAGCTTACCTGGGTTGCATTAGGTTCCGCCCCTCCAAGATTTGCTTAAAATTAAAGTCGCTGCCAAATTGTAACACTAATATAAAACTAATTTAGGTTGTTAAAGCTAAACTTAACAGCGTAAAAGGGTGTTTAGGAGTTGTCGTAATAGCTAACAGTTTGTGGAATTACAGTAATTTCAGGCGCTGCTTGCGACCCCCTTTCCTGTCATCAGGAGTCCACACCTCCATTGTTACctctgtaaagaaaaacataattgtCTACCTGTGTACATACTAATACAAATTATTAATGAAATATTAGGAGAGGGTGATATGGATTACATTTGGGCTGCATGATTATACTTATTTTAATTAGGGTTTAATCTGTTTTCTGATTATTTCTTTTAAGTCGACCgatcatttaaaatgtctgaaaatagaaaaaaaatgtctaaaaagtCTAAGGGGACACCTCCAAGATATTCAAATgaacaatacatttacaaaaaaaacattttcttattgaatgacttaaacaatgaatttaCATTAATGTTATATAGTGGTGTCAATGTATAGTGatttaagacattttctttttaatttgaggATAAGCCTGTTGAGATGCATAATCTTGTTTTCAAGATATATAGAGAAACTGACAGGAGTGTCTGTTTTGGCTAATGTAGCAAATTACATACCAAAGACAAATTGTGGAACTTCATCACATTGATCCTAAAATCATATTCAAATTCATTATTGCCATGAAACAGCCTTGCTCACTGATTTGCAAGAGATAAAGAAATGGCTTCCTGGGTGTAAACAGTACGGCAAAATCTCTGATGTTAAGCAAATTAATATCATGTCATGGTATATATCGTTATATTGCTCAAAGctataaaataatttattacattaatacatttatgaATGTACACTGAACGTACAGTATAaagtaaatcaataaatcagtaTAAATGAGCAGTTTATTCATTCTGTGATCATTTGTGTGTTCTTAACAAAGTGTTGTAATTCTTATGATGTACGACGGTAATGTGAAAAGTAGTGtgaatcttaaaaaaacaaaacaaaaacaacagacaaaattaAGCTACAACTTGGTCTGCTGTTATAATTGAGTCGCCCTATCTTTGTCAGTGGTATATTTCTAGCACCGTATTATGTTACAGGGGTCTTGGGGGCAACTCATGTCGAGATCGAGCACCACTTGGAGATGGGCCGCAAACTTCTGGCTGCTGGTCAGCTGGCTGAAGCCTTGTCCCACTACCACTCTGCTGTGGGtaaggttacacacacacacacacacacacacacacacacacacacactgacacacatgtaTACTCTCACCACTGGCTGACATTTTCAGCCTGTGTCTCTGCTCCAATAATGCCCGTCCTCTTCCGTACTTGCCACAAAGTCATGTCTTTTACAAACAAGAAATGTAGTGTTGTTGATATTTCACAGAGGGAGACTCTAAGAATTACCTGACCTACTACAAGCGAGCTGCAGTGTTCCTGGCTATGGGAAAATCCAAATCTGCCCTGCCTGACCTGACCAGAGCCATCCAACTCAAGCCTGACTTCCTGGCCGTAAGTTCACCAGATCACAACCAAAAAAACTAGTAGTCTTAAGTTTATTGTGTCCTTATTTTGTGTCCATCTGCTCATCATATTTCTTCCTGTATCTTGggtctctctcttgctctcctacatctccttcttcttcttctctgcattTTCAGGCCAGGTTGCAGAGAGGAAATATCCTGTTAAAGCAGGGCAACACACAGGAGGCCAGGGAGGACTTTGAAGCAGTGGTAAGTTTAAATCCTAAATCCTTGCTTCTGTcctttttttagtgttttgaaACAGCAGCTTGCCAGAATAATGCATCTGGTTAAAGGAGGAATCTACCTGTTGTTTTAGCTGCAGCGCTCCCCAGACCACGAAGAAGCTCAGGACCAGCTGATGAGAGCAAacgagctggaggagctgcaggaggtggcCCATGCTTCATACCACCAAGGGGACTATAGTGCTACCATCACCATGCTAGAGAGAGTCATTGAGGTGTGTGTCAGCTCTGCAATGAAGTGTAGTTTTGAGTCgcctgaaataaaaacaaaaacaaaaaccctttCCATGCATTTTGTCTGTTGTTATCTTATGTTCCTTGTTGGATTGTTGGATTAtctgacaaaaatgtgtttaaaaaatgattttaatgtaaataattatGCAGTTTAGCTGAATCAGTTTGCACATGACTGTTCACACCATCTTTCTCCAGATCTCTCCTTGGGATCCTGAGTCGCGGGAGCTTCGTGCAGAATGTTACATCCGAATGGGGGATCCACAGAAAGCCATCCAGGATCTGACGCCGACCACGCGGCTACGCAACGACAACCGCGCTGCCTTCCTGAAGCTCAGCATGCTGCACTACAGCCTCGGAGAACACCACGAGTCACTCAAGTGAGCTGGAATAAACAAACTACGTTGATTTCACCGGCAGAGTCATGCAAATGAGGCTGATTTTCATCTGGAGAGCAATGGTTTGCTGAAgtcaaaatgtgtctgtttctgtgcagtCACATCCGAGAGTGTCTGAAGCTGGACCAGGATGACAAAGAGTGTTTCAGCCACTACAAGCAGGTGAAAAAGCTCAGCAAGCAGTTGGACTCAGCTGAAGAGCTCATTCACATGGAGAGGTAAGTGCTTCTGTAGGACTGGTACACTTTTCCCTCCATCTAGCATATATTTATAAGATGTGTGCTTTAAAATATGCGTCTGTTTCAGATAGAAAAAGTAGCATTTGCAACCTAACTACTTAATTACTCTTACTGAATTTTCTCTTTACACACAATTAGGTATCAGGAAGCCATTGATAAGTATGAATCAGTGATGAAGACAGAGCCGAATGTCCCGTACTACACCAACCTGGCCAAAGAGAGGATCTGCTTCTGCCTTGtcaaggtgagagagagaatggaacCTTTGGTCTGTACATTTAAAGCTCTGGTGTCAGATTTCCAGCCAAGTGATGGTCATTTGTTGCCCGCATATAATGGCTCAGTAGACAGATAAATGGTACAGAAGATGTGACGTTTGGTCAGTTAAAGATTTAAAATTATAATCCCAATGCTCTGCCAACACATCATCCCTCTGTCTTGCCACTTCTAGATAAAGTTGGCTCTGGAGGCGATTGATGTGTGTTCAGAGGCTCACCAGAGAGACCCCCGCAATGCCAACGTCCTCCGAGACCGAGCCGAGGCTTACATCCTCAACCAGGAGTACGAGAAAGGTGATAGGACTCAC
This genomic window contains:
- the dnajc3b gene encoding dnaJ homolog subfamily C member 3b — its product is MDSCRRTGLSGVLCSLSLLCVILDIQLDGVLGATHVEIEHHLEMGRKLLAAGQLAEALSHYHSAVEGDSKNYLTYYKRAAVFLAMGKSKSALPDLTRAIQLKPDFLAARLQRGNILLKQGNTQEAREDFEAVLQRSPDHEEAQDQLMRANELEELQEVAHASYHQGDYSATITMLERVIEISPWDPESRELRAECYIRMGDPQKAIQDLTPTTRLRNDNRAAFLKLSMLHYSLGEHHESLNHIRECLKLDQDDKECFSHYKQVKKLSKQLDSAEELIHMERYQEAIDKYESVMKTEPNVPYYTNLAKERICFCLVKIKLALEAIDVCSEAHQRDPRNANVLRDRAEAYILNQEYEKAVEDYQEAKEFDSDSIDIKEGLERAHKLLKISRKRDYYKILGVNRNANKQEIIKAYRKLAQQWHPDNFQSETEKKEAEKKFIDIASAKEVLTDPEMRQKFDAGEDPLDPENQQGGGGGQGWPFHFDPFQSGGSFHFKFHQN